One part of the Thermococcus litoralis DSM 5473 genome encodes these proteins:
- the pfkC gene encoding ADP-specific phosphofructokinase gives MMEFLKDFQKMGIYLAYNVNVDAIVYLNEKHIESLIKEFGAENIKKRIDEYPREINEPLDFVARLIHALKTGKPQAVPLVSYEADKWFNSRFKYDFERIGGQVGVIANLLANLDFNKVIAYSPLLGRKQAEMFVNRDNLLYPVVENGKLVLKKPLEAYREDDPVKINRIFEFRAGTKFKLGDETIEVPYSGRFIVACRFEDFARIETSPELKPYLPEIGEMVDGAILSGYQGLRRYYSDGKDANYYLRKAKEDIKLLKKKKDIKIHVEFASIQDRELRKKVIYNIFPLVDSVGMDEAEIAHILSVLGYRELSDRIFTYNRIEDAVLGAKILLDELNLEILQVHTIYYLMYITHNDNPLTEEELTKSLEVGTTLAAARAFLGDIKRPEDVKVGLNIPFNEKGEYVKLRFEEAKAKMRTREYKIVIIPTRLVRNPVSTVGLGDTISAGAFASYLSLLKRKE, from the coding sequence ATGATGGAGTTCCTCAAGGACTTCCAGAAGATGGGCATCTACTTGGCCTACAACGTGAACGTTGACGCAATAGTATATTTGAACGAAAAGCACATAGAGAGCCTCATAAAGGAATTTGGAGCAGAAAACATCAAAAAAAGAATCGATGAGTATCCGAGAGAGATAAACGAACCTTTAGACTTTGTTGCTAGATTAATCCACGCCCTCAAGACTGGAAAACCCCAAGCCGTGCCTTTGGTAAGCTATGAGGCCGATAAGTGGTTCAATTCTCGATTTAAATACGATTTTGAAAGAATTGGGGGGCAGGTAGGGGTAATAGCGAACCTTCTTGCCAACTTAGACTTTAATAAAGTGATCGCATATTCCCCTCTTCTTGGAAGAAAACAGGCTGAAATGTTCGTAAATAGGGATAACCTCCTTTATCCGGTTGTTGAGAATGGAAAACTTGTCCTAAAGAAGCCCTTGGAAGCTTACAGAGAGGATGATCCAGTAAAAATCAATAGAATTTTTGAGTTTAGAGCAGGCACAAAATTCAAGCTTGGGGATGAAACTATTGAAGTTCCATATTCTGGAAGGTTTATAGTTGCCTGCAGATTTGAGGATTTTGCTAGAATTGAAACTTCCCCGGAGCTTAAGCCTTATCTACCGGAAATAGGGGAAATGGTCGATGGGGCTATTCTCTCAGGTTATCAGGGGCTAAGAAGATATTACAGTGACGGAAAGGATGCAAACTACTATCTGAGGAAGGCTAAAGAAGATATAAAACTGCTAAAGAAGAAAAAGGACATAAAGATTCACGTGGAATTTGCTTCCATTCAAGATAGAGAGCTCAGGAAGAAGGTAATCTACAACATATTTCCCCTCGTTGACAGTGTGGGAATGGACGAAGCTGAGATAGCGCATATATTAAGTGTTCTCGGATATAGAGAATTAAGCGACAGAATTTTCACATACAATAGAATTGAGGACGCTGTTTTAGGGGCCAAAATTCTCCTTGATGAACTAAATCTTGAAATTCTTCAAGTGCACACGATTTACTACTTGATGTACATCACCCACAATGACAATCCGCTCACCGAGGAAGAGCTAACGAAGTCCTTGGAGGTTGGAACAACCCTCGCAGCTGCAAGGGCATTTCTTGGAGACATCAAAAGGCCGGAAGATGTTAAGGTTGGCTTGAACATTCCATTCAACGAAAAAGGAGAATACGTAAAGCTGAGATTTGAAGAAGCAAAGGCTAAAATGAGGACAAGGGAATACAAGATAGTTATTATCCCCACAAGACTTGTCAGAAATCCCGTATCCACGGTAGGGTTAGGGGACACAATATCCGCTGGAGCTTTTGCAAGCTATTTAAGCCTTTTGAAAAGAAAGGAGTAA
- the xerA gene encoding site-specific tyrosine recombinase/integron integrase, giving the protein MDIIEEFKTYLELEGKSPQTVRMYTYYVDRFLKETKTPSYRSALRFLAKLKQNGYSNKSLNLVVQALKAYFRFEGLEEEAERLKSPKVPRSLPKSLTREDVKKLIKAVPPTRKRDRLIILLLYGTGLRVSEVCNLKIEDVDFKRGILVVRGGKGAKDRIVPIPDFLLKEIEDYLKTREDGSEYLFVEVRRAKKDRISPKTVWYLLKKYGSKAGVKVTPHMLRHSFATHMLEKGVDIRVIQEILGHSNLSTTQIYTKVTVEHLKKAQEKAKLVDEIMKE; this is encoded by the coding sequence ATGGACATTATAGAGGAATTCAAAACGTATCTTGAACTCGAGGGAAAAAGTCCCCAGACCGTCAGAATGTACACCTACTATGTAGACCGCTTCTTAAAAGAGACTAAAACCCCAAGCTACCGCTCTGCACTCCGGTTCTTGGCAAAACTTAAACAAAACGGGTACTCAAACAAAAGCCTCAATCTTGTGGTTCAAGCACTAAAGGCGTACTTTAGGTTTGAGGGATTGGAAGAAGAAGCGGAGCGATTGAAATCCCCAAAAGTACCCCGGAGTTTGCCAAAGAGCCTAACAAGAGAAGACGTGAAGAAGCTCATAAAGGCCGTTCCACCCACAAGAAAGAGGGATAGGCTTATAATTCTGCTCCTTTATGGAACTGGATTAAGAGTAAGCGAAGTGTGTAATCTTAAAATAGAGGATGTGGATTTCAAACGAGGGATTTTAGTTGTAAGAGGTGGTAAGGGGGCTAAAGATAGGATTGTACCTATCCCGGACTTTCTTTTAAAGGAAATTGAGGATTACCTAAAAACAAGGGAAGACGGGAGCGAATACCTCTTTGTTGAAGTTAGAAGAGCGAAGAAGGACAGGATTTCTCCAAAGACAGTTTGGTATCTCCTAAAAAAGTATGGAAGCAAAGCGGGAGTGAAGGTGACTCCACACATGCTCCGCCACAGCTTTGCAACTCATATGCTGGAAAAAGGAGTGGACATAAGGGTTATCCAAGAAATTCTCGGCCATTCAAACCTATCAACAACGCAGATATACACAAAAGTCACGGTGGAACACCTAAAGAAAGCGCAGGAAAAAGCAAAGCTTGTTGATGAGATAATGAAAGAGTAG
- the sfsA gene encoding DNA/RNA nuclease SfsA — translation MLLKLPIIECTFIRRLNRFVGIVEVNGELKKALITNTGRLKEFMVEGKRAFCIPKQGGKTEFVLIGFLEKNERGAIIDTRTQARAFERAVELGLIRWLKGCRIKKREVRIGNSRLDYLLECKGEEIWAEMKSAILREGDYAMYPDCPSVRGQKHIKELIRLKANGKRAMIIFIGALPGVRRFKPYIKGDPKIAELLKEAKKKGVEIRGISISLLPNGEVILENEDLVVEV, via the coding sequence GTGTTGCTAAAACTTCCGATAATCGAGTGCACGTTTATAAGGAGACTGAACAGATTTGTGGGGATAGTAGAGGTTAATGGAGAACTCAAAAAGGCGTTGATAACGAATACCGGAAGATTAAAAGAGTTCATGGTGGAAGGGAAGAGAGCATTTTGCATTCCCAAACAGGGAGGGAAAACAGAGTTTGTTCTGATTGGATTTCTCGAAAAAAATGAGAGAGGAGCAATTATAGACACAAGAACTCAGGCAAGAGCCTTTGAAAGGGCTGTTGAGCTGGGACTGATCAGGTGGCTTAAAGGATGTAGGATCAAAAAGAGGGAAGTTAGAATCGGCAACTCTCGACTTGACTACCTCTTGGAGTGCAAGGGGGAAGAGATCTGGGCGGAAATGAAAAGTGCCATTTTGAGAGAGGGAGATTACGCAATGTATCCTGACTGTCCGAGTGTGAGGGGACAGAAGCATATAAAAGAGCTGATACGCTTGAAGGCAAACGGCAAAAGGGCAATGATAATCTTCATAGGTGCTTTGCCGGGAGTTAGAAGGTTCAAACCCTACATCAAAGGCGACCCAAAAATTGCCGAGCTGTTAAAAGAAGCAAAGAAAAAGGGAGTGGAGATTAGAGGAATATCGATAAGCCTCCTCCCTAACGGGGAAGTAATCCTAGAAAACGAGGATCTTGTAGTTGAGGTGTAG
- a CDS encoding toprim domain-containing protein: MTIVDVRILVEGASDVEVVSKALQGLALGSEYNITISAIIPTTNLEIAKSAAAGADLLIIATDADRVGRELAERMFRELSELVGHVERMKIPLGHDLEHIDVELVRKEIKNTLVRAGLKSLQILPEYMALRNQLLDLKGKYEMLMQENEKLKSDYQELEGKYGELLEEYSKLVEENNKLRESLKKRANVFKISEIWKELFGETEPPEEKYIAEAVEKLNLGGKIIVGQGYIYSDDEDLVIELLRIVHLSLSIAESKEEKAKEKEETTEKLEEPIAEFENF; encoded by the coding sequence ATGACTATTGTTGATGTTAGAATTTTGGTGGAAGGAGCAAGTGATGTGGAAGTTGTAAGCAAAGCCCTTCAAGGCTTGGCTCTTGGTAGTGAGTACAACATAACAATCTCTGCAATAATTCCGACAACGAATCTGGAAATAGCTAAAAGTGCCGCAGCGGGGGCGGATTTACTAATAATAGCTACCGATGCAGATAGGGTTGGACGAGAACTGGCAGAGAGAATGTTTAGAGAGCTCAGCGAACTCGTTGGGCATGTAGAGAGAATGAAAATACCCCTAGGACATGATTTGGAGCACATAGATGTGGAGCTTGTGAGAAAGGAAATCAAAAACACACTCGTAAGAGCAGGCCTAAAGAGTCTCCAGATTTTACCGGAATACATGGCACTGAGAAATCAGCTTCTTGACCTAAAAGGAAAATACGAAATGCTTATGCAGGAAAACGAGAAGCTCAAAAGTGACTATCAAGAACTTGAGGGCAAGTATGGAGAGCTCCTTGAGGAATACAGCAAACTGGTTGAGGAGAACAACAAACTGAGAGAGTCTTTAAAGAAAAGAGCCAATGTTTTTAAGATAAGTGAGATATGGAAAGAGCTCTTTGGAGAGACAGAGCCTCCAGAGGAGAAATACATAGCAGAGGCAGTTGAGAAACTCAACCTTGGCGGAAAAATCATTGTCGGGCAGGGATACATATATTCAGATGATGAAGACCTAGTAATCGAGCTGCTTAGAATAGTCCACTTAAGCCTCAGCATAGCAGAAAGCAAAGAGGAGAAAGCTAAAGAAAAGGAAGAAACTACAGAAAAATTAGAGGAACCCATAGCTGAATTCGAAAACTTCTGA
- a CDS encoding maleate cis-trans isomerase family protein encodes MYGWRGRIGLIVPSSNTTMEMELHSALPEGVSLHTARMPLKNVTEEELVAMSGLAVESAKLLKDADVDLILYGCTSGSFIGGGEFDKELAEKIESEVKLPVITTSTAVVEALKILDSQRILVITPYTDEINQREREFLEANEFEVIDIRGLGIVDNTRIGRLEPYEAYRMAKALFTDEADAIFISCTNLRTFEIIEALEEDLGVPVITSNQASLWLALRELDVGEKIPWLGKLFTEF; translated from the coding sequence ATGTACGGATGGAGAGGTAGAATTGGCTTGATAGTTCCATCCTCAAACACGACAATGGAGATGGAACTGCATTCAGCTTTACCTGAAGGGGTATCACTTCACACTGCAAGGATGCCCTTGAAGAACGTTACTGAAGAGGAGCTTGTAGCGATGAGCGGGCTTGCAGTGGAGAGTGCAAAGCTGTTGAAAGATGCTGACGTTGACTTAATTCTCTACGGTTGCACTAGTGGATCCTTTATAGGCGGTGGAGAATTCGACAAGGAGCTTGCAGAAAAAATCGAGAGCGAGGTGAAGCTACCAGTTATAACGACAAGTACAGCGGTTGTTGAAGCCCTTAAGATTCTTGACTCCCAGAGGATTCTTGTCATAACCCCCTACACCGATGAGATAAACCAGAGGGAGAGAGAGTTTTTGGAGGCTAATGAGTTTGAGGTCATAGACATTAGAGGACTTGGGATAGTTGACAACACCAGAATAGGAAGGCTCGAGCCCTATGAGGCTTACAGAATGGCTAAGGCACTCTTTACCGATGAGGCAGACGCAATATTCATAAGCTGCACCAACCTGAGAACTTTTGAAATAATTGAGGCTCTCGAAGAGGATCTTGGGGTTCCTGTCATTACAAGCAATCAAGCCTCCCTATGGCTTGCATTGAGAGAGCTCGATGTGGGAGAAAAGATTCCTTGGCTTGGAAAGCTTTTTACAGAGTTTTGA
- a CDS encoding mevalonate kinase, with amino-acid sequence MRVLASAPAKIILFGEHSVVYGKPAIAAAIDLRTYVKAEFNENGRIRIEAKDIRTPGLTVSFTEDQIYFETDYGKAAEVLSYVREAINLVMEEAGKQKGITVSITSQIPVGAGLGSSAAVAVATIGAVSRLLGLELSKKEIAKLGHKVELLVQGASSGIDPTVSAVGGFLYYQKGSFESLPVVELPIVVGYTGSSGSTKELVAKVRKNYEEMPEIIEPILNSMGRLVEKAREVILAEYDKEIKFQLLGRLMNINHGLLDALGVSTKSLSDLVYASREAGALGAKITGAGGGGCMYALAPGKQTEVATAIKIAGGVPMITKISREGLRIEEVEE; translated from the coding sequence ATGAGAGTTCTTGCTTCCGCACCTGCTAAAATTATTCTCTTTGGAGAGCACAGCGTAGTTTATGGAAAACCTGCTATAGCTGCAGCCATTGATTTGAGAACCTATGTAAAAGCAGAGTTTAACGAAAACGGGAGAATTAGAATAGAAGCGAAAGACATCAGGACTCCAGGCTTGACGGTATCGTTCACCGAGGATCAAATTTATTTCGAGACCGACTATGGAAAAGCGGCTGAAGTTTTGAGCTACGTTAGGGAGGCAATAAACCTTGTAATGGAAGAAGCAGGAAAGCAGAAGGGAATAACTGTTTCAATAACCTCTCAAATTCCTGTAGGGGCAGGATTGGGGAGTTCAGCTGCTGTTGCAGTAGCGACAATAGGAGCCGTATCAAGGCTTCTTGGGCTTGAGCTAAGCAAAAAAGAGATAGCAAAACTCGGGCACAAAGTAGAGCTTCTTGTACAAGGTGCATCGAGCGGCATTGATCCAACGGTTTCAGCGGTTGGGGGCTTTCTCTACTACCAAAAGGGCTCTTTTGAGAGCCTGCCTGTAGTTGAATTGCCGATAGTTGTGGGCTACACCGGTTCAAGTGGCTCCACAAAAGAGCTTGTTGCAAAAGTCAGGAAGAACTATGAGGAGATGCCAGAGATAATTGAGCCGATTTTAAATTCAATGGGCAGGCTCGTGGAAAAGGCAAGAGAAGTTATCCTCGCAGAGTACGACAAGGAAATCAAGTTCCAGCTACTTGGAAGGTTAATGAACATAAATCACGGTCTCCTTGATGCCCTTGGTGTCTCAACAAAAAGCTTGAGTGATTTGGTGTATGCTTCAAGAGAAGCTGGAGCTCTTGGGGCAAAGATAACAGGTGCCGGAGGGGGAGGATGTATGTACGCCTTGGCTCCAGGAAAGCAGACCGAGGTTGCAACGGCCATAAAGATAGCGGGCGGAGTACCAATGATAACAAAAATAAGCAGAGAAGGACTAAGAATCGAGGAGGTCGAAGAATGA
- a CDS encoding MEMO1 family protein, whose product MIRYPAVAGSFYPSGGELKLMLDEFFSDLGELGEKRKITSGVAPHAGYIFSGYTASRTYKAIYEDSLPETFVIIGPNHTGLGSPVAIYPEGIWRTPMGDVEVDAELAKTIAKHSSLADLDDFAHKYEHSLEVQVPFIQYISEKAEKEVKIVPIALGLQDEEVAEDLGRAIFEASQELGRDVVVIASTDMMHYGYAYGYVPFRARGDDLLGRIREWDFRVIQKILEFDYKGMFDEIRKMDHTMCGPGGVATAIVFSRLSGAVEAEVLHYTTSFEVSRSTDAIVGYVSIVMRKA is encoded by the coding sequence ATGATAAGATATCCCGCAGTTGCCGGGAGCTTTTATCCTTCCGGAGGAGAGCTAAAACTCATGCTTGATGAGTTTTTCAGCGATCTCGGAGAGCTTGGAGAAAAAAGAAAGATTACCTCAGGAGTTGCACCTCACGCTGGATACATCTTCTCCGGTTATACTGCCTCAAGAACGTACAAAGCAATCTATGAGGACAGCCTCCCTGAGACGTTTGTGATCATAGGGCCAAACCACACCGGTCTTGGCTCCCCCGTAGCAATTTACCCTGAAGGCATCTGGAGGACCCCAATGGGAGATGTTGAAGTTGATGCCGAGCTGGCAAAGACTATCGCAAAGCATTCCAGTTTGGCGGATTTAGATGATTTTGCTCACAAATACGAACATTCTCTCGAAGTGCAGGTGCCCTTCATTCAGTACATCTCCGAAAAAGCAGAAAAAGAAGTAAAGATCGTCCCCATAGCACTTGGACTGCAAGATGAAGAGGTTGCCGAAGACCTGGGAAGGGCGATATTTGAAGCAAGCCAAGAGCTTGGGAGAGATGTAGTGGTTATAGCAAGCACGGACATGATGCATTACGGCTATGCCTACGGCTATGTGCCCTTTAGAGCAAGAGGAGATGATTTGCTGGGAAGAATTAGGGAATGGGACTTCAGAGTAATTCAAAAGATTCTCGAATTTGATTATAAAGGGATGTTCGACGAGATAAGGAAAATGGATCATACAATGTGCGGTCCGGGAGGAGTTGCAACGGCAATAGTCTTCTCAAGACTCAGCGGGGCAGTTGAAGCGGAGGTTTTGCATTACACAACGAGCTTTGAGGTAAGCAGGTCAACAGATGCGATAGTTGGCTATGTGAGTATTGTCATGAGGAAGGCATGA
- a CDS encoding isopentenyl phosphate kinase, translating into MIVIKLGGSVISDKNVPYSFNREVLENIAEEISQFYPKESFILVHGGGSFGHPNARKYKIREGLTGDVKGKRIGFSKTHQAMLKLNDLIIQTFLEKGLPAYSISSSSIFLIEKGEIVYGELEVLRKLLEKGFIPVLFGDTAVALDKGIDILSGDQIVCYLAKMFKPSKVVFLMDVDGIYTKNPKEEGAELIKELTKEGIEHLLESSESAGIDVTGGIGNKLKKALEIAHYSDVYFINGKVKENLGKAIRGEKVGTRIKV; encoded by the coding sequence ATGATAGTCATCAAGCTCGGAGGAAGCGTGATAAGCGACAAAAATGTTCCCTATTCATTTAACCGAGAAGTCCTTGAGAACATAGCGGAAGAAATTTCCCAGTTTTACCCCAAGGAGAGCTTTATCCTCGTACACGGCGGTGGAAGCTTTGGACACCCAAATGCAAGGAAGTATAAAATCAGGGAAGGGCTAACCGGGGATGTAAAGGGTAAAAGGATTGGCTTCTCAAAAACTCACCAGGCAATGCTCAAGCTCAATGATTTGATAATTCAAACTTTCTTAGAGAAAGGCTTGCCCGCTTATTCCATCTCTTCCTCTTCGATTTTCCTCATTGAGAAAGGGGAAATTGTTTATGGTGAGCTTGAGGTTCTTAGAAAGCTTTTGGAAAAAGGCTTCATCCCGGTGCTCTTTGGAGATACTGCAGTTGCCCTCGATAAGGGGATAGACATCCTTTCCGGAGATCAGATAGTGTGCTACCTAGCAAAGATGTTCAAGCCAAGCAAAGTGGTCTTTTTGATGGACGTTGATGGGATTTATACCAAAAATCCAAAAGAAGAGGGGGCAGAGCTTATTAAAGAGCTTACCAAAGAGGGAATTGAACACCTATTAGAAAGCTCAGAATCAGCGGGAATAGACGTAACCGGTGGCATCGGAAACAAGCTCAAAAAAGCCCTTGAGATAGCTCACTATTCAGATGTTTACTTCATAAACGGAAAGGTTAAGGAAAATCTAGGCAAGGCAATACGAGGAGAAAAAGTTGGCACAAGGATTAAGGTTTAA